One Streptomyces formicae genomic window, GCGAGCGCTACCGCGATCTGCCGTTCCGCTCCCCCGCCTCGCTCGAAGTCTTCGCGTACGGAAGGGAGTTGGCGGCAGCCCGGCGTGGCGGCCGTGGCGACGACCTGGTCACCACGCTGGTCAACAGCTCCCCCAGGGACGGCGTCCCGCTCTCCCCCACCGACTTCGACAACTACTTCCTGCTGCTCGTCGTCGCGGGCAACGAGACGACGCGGCACGCCATTTCGCACTCCATGCTCGCGCTCATCGAGCACCCCGAGGAGCGCGCCAAGCTCGTCGCCGACCCCTCGCTGATCCCCGGCGCCGTCGAGGAGTGCCTGCGCTGGGCCTCGCCCGTCTACCACTTCCGGCGCACGGCCACCCGGGACGTGGAGCTGGGCGGCAAGCTGATCAGGAAGGGCGACAAGGTCGTGCTGTGGTTCGCGTCCGGCAACCGCGACGAGGACGTCTTCCCCGATCCGTACCGCTTCGACGTCACCCGCGAGAACATCGACCACGTCACCTTCGGCAAGGGCAGCCCGCACTTCTGTCTGGGCAACTCGCTGGCCCGCCTGGAGATGCGGATCATGTTCGAGGAGCTGCTGCCGAGGTTGGCGGGCATCCGCTTGGACGGGGAGGTGCGGCGGGTGCGGTCCAATTTCGTGAACGGGATCAAGGAACTGCCGGTGACGGTGACGCTCGTGTAGGTGCTCGGTTCTCCGCGGGCCGGACGTGGCTGGCCGCGCAGTTCCCCGCGCCCCTTGCGGGGCCCTGCTCAGCCGCCCGACGTGTCCAGTTCCGCGTCCTCGCTGATGCCCGCGCAGTCGTACGGGTCCTTCAGCCAGCCGTCCGGCAGGACCACGCGGTTGTTGCCCGATGTGCGGCCGCGCGGGCCGTCCGCGCCGGTCGGCCACGCCTGGTCGAGGTCCAACTCGCCGAGCCCGTCCTCCAGTTCGGCGAGGGACGAGGTGATCGCGAGGCGCTTGCGCATCTCGGAGCCGACCGCGAAGCCCTTC contains:
- a CDS encoding cytochrome P450; amino-acid sequence: MRTAAGPPPLAIGDVDLADNDRFTDGDLPWRMFDVLRREDPVHWQPEPAPNSGFWAVTRHADIVRVDRDPDTFTSERFTNLEEVDEDYIALRRSLLETDGMRHRAMRLILQKRFTPRAVATYEDFLRGLTARTLDAALPKGTFDFVREVSADFPINVLARMLDVPEGDTQQLIDWGNRIIGNTDPDYADVLLESAESERYRDLPFRSPASLEVFAYGRELAAARRGGRGDDLVTTLVNSSPRDGVPLSPTDFDNYFLLLVVAGNETTRHAISHSMLALIEHPEERAKLVADPSLIPGAVEECLRWASPVYHFRRTATRDVELGGKLIRKGDKVVLWFASGNRDEDVFPDPYRFDVTRENIDHVTFGKGSPHFCLGNSLARLEMRIMFEELLPRLAGIRLDGEVRRVRSNFVNGIKELPVTVTLV